From a region of the Geothrix sp. 21YS21S-2 genome:
- a CDS encoding DUF2871 family protein, translated as MNIPGHYQRFYRTQLRFALIMIVVALLAGISFQESGRKVLISPEVPAGAHLEFLLTLALVHGHAFLVGVLLPLAFAWMLHLSLALGAGTVSKRSLDWTSALYLPGAVLTVGLMLVKGYHFVLGVRHGAHDFALLNDRFMSSSHALRAGAYGLAHGLMGLGLGILLVALWRNLGKTQA; from the coding sequence GTGAACATCCCCGGCCACTACCAGCGGTTCTACCGCACCCAGCTGCGCTTCGCCCTGATCATGATCGTGGTGGCCCTCCTGGCCGGGATCTCCTTCCAGGAGTCCGGCCGGAAGGTCCTCATCTCCCCAGAAGTTCCCGCCGGGGCCCACCTGGAGTTCCTCCTCACCCTGGCGCTGGTCCATGGGCATGCCTTCCTGGTGGGGGTCCTCCTGCCCCTCGCCTTCGCCTGGATGCTTCACCTGTCGCTCGCTTTGGGGGCGGGAACGGTCTCCAAGCGCTCCCTCGATTGGACGTCCGCCCTGTACCTCCCCGGCGCCGTGCTCACCGTCGGGCTCATGCTGGTCAAGGGCTACCACTTCGTGCTGGGCGTCCGGCACGGAGCACATGATTTCGCCTTGCTGAATGATCGATTCATGTCTTCAAGCCACGCCCTGCGGGCCGGCGCCTACGGCCTCGCCCATGGCCTGATGGGCCTGGGCCTGGGGATCCTCCTGGTGGCGCTGTGGAGGAACCTGGGAAAAACCCAAGCTTAG
- a CDS encoding cytochrome c biogenesis protein ResB: MIKTYALRFWNGLASMQVTIVSLVLLMALVVLCTLAQTDLGTFGAVKVYMRSFLVWRYFPGLPFPLPIFPGGALVGLVLLFNLSVAGFKRLEPNWSKCGLWLAHGGLILLVAGEFSTGAFQVETNMSIETGQTVNWLESPRDFELTVTDVTDPGQPQAYGVPESLLAKGRDVALPGTPLTIRVKKFFPNANLTRLGPGDPPPLATQGVGTGVKVTEAPLAATETEVNMVTAVVEPMAGGHSYGTWLASNGIGAPQSFIHEGRTYTLGIHNRRYYLPYSITLKKFSHDLYPGTQIPKNFSSLVHISDPARGEERDVLISMNQPLRYDGRAFYQASFGKGDQLSILQVVKNPGWLLPYISCTLITLGLLIHFGITLRRSTKKRNETQEVTA, from the coding sequence TTGATTAAGACATACGCCCTCCGCTTCTGGAACGGCCTGGCGTCCATGCAGGTCACCATCGTCTCCCTGGTGCTCCTGATGGCCCTGGTCGTGCTCTGCACCCTGGCCCAGACCGACCTGGGAACCTTCGGCGCCGTCAAGGTGTACATGCGTTCCTTCCTGGTCTGGCGCTACTTCCCGGGACTGCCCTTCCCCCTGCCCATCTTCCCGGGCGGAGCCCTGGTGGGCCTGGTGCTCCTGTTCAACCTCTCCGTGGCGGGCTTCAAGCGCCTGGAGCCCAACTGGTCGAAGTGCGGGCTCTGGCTGGCCCACGGCGGCCTGATCCTCCTGGTGGCCGGGGAGTTCTCCACCGGCGCCTTCCAGGTGGAGACGAACATGTCCATCGAGACCGGTCAGACCGTGAACTGGCTGGAGAGCCCCCGGGACTTCGAGCTGACCGTCACCGACGTCACCGATCCCGGGCAGCCCCAGGCCTACGGGGTGCCGGAGAGCCTCCTGGCCAAGGGCCGGGACGTGGCCCTGCCCGGCACGCCCCTGACCATCCGGGTGAAGAAGTTCTTCCCCAACGCGAACCTGACCCGCCTGGGCCCGGGCGATCCCCCGCCCCTGGCCACCCAGGGCGTCGGCACGGGCGTCAAGGTCACCGAGGCGCCCCTGGCCGCCACGGAGACCGAGGTCAACATGGTCACCGCCGTCGTCGAGCCCATGGCCGGTGGGCACAGCTACGGCACCTGGCTGGCCTCCAACGGCATCGGCGCGCCCCAGAGCTTCATCCACGAAGGGCGCACCTACACCCTGGGCATCCACAACCGGCGCTACTACCTGCCCTACTCCATCACGCTCAAGAAGTTCAGCCACGACCTCTACCCCGGAACCCAGATCCCGAAGAACTTCTCCAGCCTGGTCCACATTTCCGATCCCGCCCGGGGCGAGGAGCGGGACGTGCTCATCTCCATGAACCAGCCCCTGCGCTACGACGGCCGGGCCTTCTACCAGGCCAGCTTCGGCAAGGGGGACCAGCTGAGCATCCTCCAGGTGGTGAAGAACCCCGGGTGGCTGCTCCCCTACATCTCCTGCACGCTCATCACCCTGGGCCTGCTCATCCACTTCGGGATCACCCTCCGGCGCTCCACGAAAAAGCGCAATGAAACCCAGGAGGTGACGGCATGA
- a CDS encoding Rrf2 family transcriptional regulator yields the protein MLGISRQTDYAVRVVLHLACLEKGAQVSIAEISESRALPMPFVRRLIKPLVTRGILVSARGSSGGIRLARPAGEISLLDVVQAMEGGMALNHCADADKGCPLSHSCPVQSVWVGATSVLERHLDQVHFDSLALGPQGHVVAHQRMHSASAAVGLV from the coding sequence ATGCTCGGGATTTCGCGACAGACCGATTACGCCGTGCGGGTGGTGCTGCACCTGGCTTGCCTCGAGAAGGGGGCGCAGGTGTCCATCGCGGAGATCTCGGAATCCAGGGCCCTGCCCATGCCCTTCGTGCGGCGCCTCATCAAGCCCCTGGTGACCCGGGGCATCCTCGTTTCGGCCCGGGGCTCCTCGGGCGGCATCCGCCTCGCCAGGCCCGCCGGCGAGATCTCGCTGCTGGACGTGGTGCAGGCCATGGAGGGCGGCATGGCCCTCAACCACTGCGCCGACGCCGACAAGGGCTGCCCCCTCTCCCACAGCTGCCCGGTGCAGTCCGTGTGGGTGGGCGCCACCAGCGTCCTCGAACGCCACCTGGACCAGGTCCACTTCGACTCGCTGGCCCTCGGGCCGCAGGGGCACGTGGTGGCCCACCAGCGCATGCACAGCGCCTCCGCGGCGGTCGGCCTCGTCTAG
- a CDS encoding cytochrome c biogenesis protein, whose translation MNLNRLAKWLPAVLTLAAALFVMMPPRPVRGMEIEKFCRMPVLEGGRVKPLDSVARNAILVIQERQTVRFENRTLSPDEWILDVMFRPAVADQQPIFSIDDPDVLGLMGMAQSNQRRFSFATLGPHLDEIVKQAQTAMGIEAIKRSRFQAAVVKLYGRLEKYHGLRNSMQLMDTPGLFMELQTLQTPDAPARHRALAELAQFKPLAPLAGQDPDAWISVGTALDNAAAGSMHPALVPLARAGAAYTVGDAASFNAATDDLKRQVSAARPEALSRAGSELLFNRVEPFYIGMVFYLLALGGIFFSWLGRREFFQEGAFSFLWGAAIIHTLGLASRIILQGRPPVTNLYSSAVFVGWGAVILAIVLERMYRRGFATAVGAASGFVSLIIAHHLAMEGDTMEMMRAVLDSNFWLATHVVTITIGYSATFLAGAIAIAFTLRKLFGRNRDEATTKVLVDMTYGIICFALLFSFVGTVLGGIWADQSWGRFWGWDPKENGALLIVLWNAVILHARWAGYIKEKGLMACAIFGNIITSLSWFGVNMLGVGLHSYGFTDAAFLWLFLFIGSQLVLIGMCLLPDTFHVGAKA comes from the coding sequence ATGAACCTCAACCGCCTCGCCAAGTGGCTGCCCGCGGTCCTCACCCTCGCGGCCGCCCTTTTCGTCATGATGCCGCCGCGCCCCGTGCGCGGCATGGAGATCGAGAAGTTCTGCCGCATGCCGGTGCTCGAGGGCGGTCGCGTCAAGCCCCTGGACTCGGTGGCGCGCAACGCCATCCTGGTCATCCAGGAGCGGCAGACCGTCCGCTTCGAGAACCGCACGCTCAGCCCCGACGAGTGGATCCTGGACGTCATGTTCCGCCCCGCCGTGGCCGACCAGCAGCCCATCTTCAGCATCGACGATCCCGACGTGCTGGGTCTCATGGGCATGGCCCAGAGCAACCAGCGGCGCTTCAGCTTCGCCACCCTCGGCCCCCACCTCGACGAGATCGTCAAGCAGGCCCAGACCGCCATGGGCATCGAGGCCATCAAGCGCTCCCGCTTCCAGGCCGCGGTGGTCAAGCTCTACGGCCGGCTCGAGAAGTACCACGGCCTGCGCAACTCCATGCAGCTCATGGACACCCCGGGGCTCTTCATGGAGCTCCAGACGCTCCAGACCCCCGACGCCCCGGCGCGCCACAGGGCCCTTGCGGAGCTGGCGCAGTTCAAGCCCCTGGCCCCCCTGGCCGGGCAGGATCCCGACGCGTGGATTTCCGTGGGCACGGCCCTGGACAACGCCGCCGCCGGCTCCATGCACCCCGCCCTGGTGCCCCTGGCCCGGGCCGGCGCCGCCTACACGGTGGGCGACGCGGCCTCGTTCAACGCCGCCACCGACGACCTCAAGCGCCAGGTGAGCGCCGCCCGCCCCGAGGCCCTCAGCCGCGCGGGCTCCGAGCTGCTCTTCAACCGGGTGGAGCCCTTCTACATCGGCATGGTCTTCTACCTCCTGGCGCTGGGCGGGATCTTCTTCTCCTGGCTGGGCCGGCGGGAGTTCTTCCAGGAGGGGGCCTTCTCCTTCCTGTGGGGCGCCGCCATCATCCACACCCTGGGCCTGGCCTCCCGCATCATCCTGCAGGGCCGTCCCCCGGTCACCAACCTCTACTCCTCGGCCGTGTTCGTGGGCTGGGGCGCGGTGATCCTGGCCATCGTCCTGGAGCGGATGTACCGCCGGGGCTTCGCCACCGCGGTGGGCGCGGCCTCCGGCTTCGTCTCGCTGATCATCGCCCACCACCTCGCCATGGAAGGCGACACCATGGAGATGATGCGCGCCGTGCTGGACTCCAACTTCTGGCTGGCCACGCACGTGGTGACCATCACCATCGGCTACAGCGCCACCTTCCTGGCCGGCGCCATCGCCATCGCCTTCACCCTGCGCAAGCTCTTCGGCAGGAACCGCGACGAGGCCACCACCAAGGTCCTCGTGGACATGACCTACGGCATCATCTGCTTCGCCCTGCTCTTCAGCTTCGTGGGCACGGTGCTGGGCGGGATCTGGGCCGACCAGTCCTGGGGCCGGTTCTGGGGCTGGGATCCCAAGGAGAACGGCGCGCTGCTGATCGTGCTGTGGAACGCCGTCATCCTCCACGCGCGCTGGGCCGGCTACATCAAGGAGAAGGGCCTCATGGCCTGCGCCATCTTCGGCAACATCATCACCAGCCTCTCCTGGTTCGGGGTGAACATGCTGGGCGTGGGGCTCCACTCCTACGGGTTCACCGACGCGGCCTTCCTGTGGCTGTTCCTGTTCATCGGAAGCCAGCTGGTGCTGATCGGGATGTGCCTGCTGCCGGATACCTTCCACGTGGGCGCCAAGGCCTGA